The nucleotide sequence AACGCTCCGAAGGAGATGCTGCCGCTTGTCGATAAGCCTGCGATCCAGTATGTGGTTGAAGAGGCGGTTGGGTCAGGGATTGATGATATCGTGATTGTCACAGGGAGGGGTAAGCGTGCGATCGAGGATCACTTCGATAAGGCTTTTGAGCTCGAATGGACGCTCCGAGAGAAGAATAATATTAAGGCGCTTGAAGAGATCGAGCGAATCTCACAGCTCGCAGATATATACTACATCCGTCAGAAGGAGCCGCTTGGACTTGGGCATGCGATACTCTGTGCAAGAAAGCACATCGGAGATGAGCCTTTTGCGGTGCTTCTTGGGGACGATATTGTATTCTCAAAGATCCCTTGTACAAAACAGCTCATCGAGCAGTATGAAAAGGTTCATAGCTCCATAATCGCAGTGGAACATGTCCCGCCAGAGCGAATCGAGAGCTACGGTGTTGTGAAGTTCAGAGAGACCCCGTATGATCACCTCCACCCGATAGAGGATCTCGTTGAGAAACCAATGAGGGAGAGAGCACCATCTGATCTTGGAATTCTTGGAAGATACATCCTCACACCAGGAATATTTGAGTGCATCGAGAGAACACCCCCAGGCATCAAGAACGAGATTCAACTCACCGATGCACTGAAAATTCTCAGAGAGATGGAGGACCTTTATGCGTATGAGTTCCATGGGAGACGGTACGATCTCGGGAACAAACTTGACTGGCTCAAGACGAACTTCGATGTTGCACTGATGCGGGAGGAGTTCAGGGACGAACTCATCGTATATATTAAGGATCGGATGAAGGAGCTTGGAGTATGATGGTGATCGTTGCAGGGGGCGCAGGGTTCATCGGATCCCACCTCTGTGAGTATCTCTTGGAGAGGGGATATGAGGTTATCTGTCTCGATAATTTTATAACAGGGAGAGAGAAGAATATCAGAGGTTTGCTCGATGATGAAAACTTCAAGTTCATCGAGATGGATATCACAGAACCTCTGCCCGAGATCGATGCTGACTGGATATTCAACCTCGCATCCCCTGCATCTCCCCCGGATTACATGGCTCATCCGATCACAACGATGCGAACAGGATCCTTTGGCACATACAATTTACTTGAGCTTGCAAGAAAGAGAGACGCAAGCATCCTCTTTGCATCAACATCAGAGGTCTATGGCGACCCACAGGTGCATCCGCAGAGAGAGGATTACTGGGGGAATGTGAATCCTGTTGGACCAAGAAGTGTCTATGACGAGGCAAAGAGATTCTCAGAAGCTCTCACAATGGCATACAAGAGATACTATGGTCTTGATACACGGATAGCAAGAATATTCAACACTTATGGTCCGAGGATGCGAGAGAACGATGGAAGAGCAATCCCGAACTTCATCGCGCAGGCACTCAGAGGAGAACCACTGACAGTCTATGGAGATGGCTCCCAGACCCGCAGCTTCTGCCACATCTCTGACATGATCAGGGGACTGTACCTCCTTATGGAATCCAGATACAGTGAACCGGTGAACATCGGAAACCCGAACGAACTGAGCATCCTCGAGCTTGCAAAGCTAATAATAGACCTCACGGGTTCAGACTCTCGGATCGAGTTTGAGCCTCTGCCAGTCGATGACCCGAAGGTGAGGATGCCAGAGATCACAAGGATAAAGGAAGCAGTTGGCTGGGAGCCGAGTGTTGGACTGAGAGATGGATTAAAAGATACGATTGAGTACTTCAGGAGGGTTATAGGATGAAGATACTTGTAACAGGTGGTGCAGGATTTATCGGATCGCACCTCGTGGATGCACTGGTCGAAGAGGGGCATGAAGTCGTTGTACTCGACTCTCTTGACCCGCAGGTACACCAGGATGAGCCAGATTACATGAATAGCAGGGCAACCTACCACTTTGGGAGAGTCGGAGACCTGACGATTCTCGAAAGAGTGCTCGAGGGCGTTGAGGTAATATTCCACGAGGCTGCTGCAGTCGGCGTTGGACAGAGCATGTACGAGATTGCGCGCTACGTGGAGGCAAACACCTTCGAGACCGCGAGGATGCTTGACCAGATCGTGAACCATGAGAACCAGGTTAAAAGAATCGTGGTCGCATCATCGATGAGCATCTATGGAGAAGGCGCTTATGAGTGTGAGGACTGCGGCGTCGTCTATCCCGAGTTGAGATCAGATGAACAGATGAAGAGACGGATCTGGGAGATGCAGTGCCCAGAGTGTGGTAAGACCACAAAACCGCTTCCAACAGACGAAGAGAAGCCACTCAAGCCGAGATCGATCTATGCAATCACAAAAAGAGATCAAGAGGAGATGTGCCTCTCAGTTGGGCAAGCATACGGGATTCCAACCACTGCACTTCGCTACTTCAATGTCTATGGACCAAGACAATCCCTGAGCAATCCCTACACAGGCGTCTGTGCAATATTCTCATCCCGAATAAAAAACAACAATCCTCCCCTAATCTTTGAAGATGGACTCCAGACAAGGGATTTCATAAGTGTGCACGATATCATCAAGGCAAACATACTTGCGATGAAAAAGAGAAGTGGAGACTATGAGACCTTCAACGTGGGAACCGGGAATGCAATCTCGATCCTTGAAGTGGCAGAGAAACTCACAGAGCTTTATAGCAGTGACGTCAAGCCTGAAATTGTAAATAAGTTCAGAGCAGGAGATATAAGGCACTGTTTCGCCGACACAAGAAAGATAGAACAGAAACTCGGGTTCAAACCAGAGCATTCGTTTGAAGAAGGAATGAGAGAACTTGTTGCATGGGGAGAAAAGGTAGAAGCAGAGGACGAGTTTGAACAGGCTTATGAAGAACTCAAGGTGAAGGGGCTGGTTGAAGAATGAAGATATGCTAGAAATGAAAATTCCTAGTGCAAGAAGATAGATAGCATGTATAAAGATAAAAAAGTCTCAGTTGTAATGCCAGCATATAACGAGGAAGAAAATATACACACAGCTGTGAAAGAGTTTGGATCTATACAGGAAGTTGATGAAGTGATAGTTATCAATAATAATTCAACCGATGCGACTGGGGAGCTAGCGGCAAAAGTCGGTGCTATTGTTGTTAATGAGCCAAGACAGGGTTATGGGTATGCCTGTCAGCGAGCACTTGGAGAGGCGAGTGGTGACCTGATAATATTGGTTGAACCTGATGGAACTTTTAGTGCACACGATGTCGAGAAATTCTTGGCATATAGTAATGACTTTGATTTTGTGATAGGAACAAGAACATCTAAGGAGATGATATATGAAGGCGCAAATATGGGTAAATTTTTAAAATGGGGTAATTGGGCACTTGCCAAACTGATTGAGGTTCTTTTCAATGGTCCTTCATTGACAGATGTTGGCTGCACCTATCGGTTAATAAAAAAAAGCGCTTTAGGAAAGATAAAAGATAAATTTTCGGTGGGAGGGTCGCATTTTTCACCAGAAATGATGATATTAGCCATCAAATCAGGTATCTCCATGATTGAAATCCCAGTAAGCTACAGAACAAGAAAAGGGTCGTCTAAAATTACGGGGAAAAAGTTGCCAGCGTTCAAATTAGGCTTGGTGATGATAAAAACAATCCTGAGATATAAAATTGCGGGACGATGAGGAAGGTGGGTTGAATGCAAGCAATGTTAGCAATTCTGGTTTGTGTGGTCATCAATTCTATCGCTCAAATCTTTTTGAAGGTTGGTATCAGTGATCTGGGCAAAAAATTCTCTTTAAGCTCAACCCTTCTCACATCGCTTATCACGAATACGTATGTCGTTTTTGGTGCTGTCCTCTATGGAATAAGTTTTATTCTGTGGTTGTATGTACTATCAAAGGTTAAGGTGAGCTATGCATATCCTTTCATAAGTTTGAGCTATGCACTGGTGGCAGTTCTGGGCTTCTTTTTGCTCGATGAGAAGATATCATTCGATGCATGGATGGGTATTTGCTTGGTGGTTGTAGGTGTGGTATTGATCGGCATGAACATTGGTGGTACGTGATGCAATGAGATTTGATTTTCTAAAGAACAAAAACTTCTTGATTATTTTATTTATTATTTTTTATTTTGTGTTGGTTATTCCACAGATCACGGGGCTATTTGTAAGTGATGAGGTTGATTTCATCAATGCAGCACGTGGAGTTGTGACCAGTGGCATACCAATCTACGAAGGAGCAGGTAACGTCATGAAAATAGGACTGTGGCATCCCACGCTTTACGTGAATATATTGGCGACGTCTTTTAAGCTCTTTGGCGTTCATGAATGGAGTGCAAGAATAATTTCGGTTATTTTTACTTTGCTTACCCTTTTGGTGGTTTATCTAATCATGAAGTACCTTGCTTTTTTGGATTTCTCAAAAGTGTTAGCAATTTCGATTTTCTTGTTCAATCCCCTAGTCGTTCAAGGCTCACTTCTCGTAGATATAGACAATAGTGTCCTGATGTTTTTCATCGCACTCTTCGTTTATGCATACCTAAAACTGGATAGAGAGAAGCCAAAAAATTTGCTGTTGCTCGGTATTTTGTTTGCAATAGCTCTCTGGGCGAAAATCCCAACTCCGCCTGTGCTTATTTTAAGTATCCTTATTTTTCACACATTAAACCGGGAGTATAAAAAAGGATTGCAGGAAACCATCGTGATTGGACTTGTCGGAGGCACAGTATTCCTCACTACATGGATTTTATATTGCGACTTTTTTGATTTGCCATTTTTGCAGCCCTTTATACATAATATTGGGTATATAGGTGTTGGCACAAATAAAATGCATTTCTTACTGACACATCTGTGGGGATTTAAGAATATATTATTTTGGGCGACTCCATTCTTTATTCTTCCGATATTAATTATTTCTATAAATAGGGCGAAAATTTATCTTAAAAATAGAAAATTAGAAGCAATAGATTTTCTTGTTATTGTGGGTCTATTAATTTTCCTTGAGTATCTCATCGTCGGCTCTTATCAGACGGCGGACTTTCCAAGGTATTTTTCGCCAATGATGCCCATGTTCTCCGTGGTTTTTGCTGGCTATTTTGGGATGGTTAAAGAGTTAACAAGAAAGGACTTGCATGTAGTCTCTTTCGTCTCATTGATTATAATTGCCTATTTAATTTTAGTGTTAAAAGACCCTTTATTGATTGACAGAGTTATTTTTAACACAGGTGCTATATACAAAATAGTGGAAGAAACGGCTGTGGTGACTGTGCTGTATCTCCTTCCATTTATCATTTCGTATACGATTTTTAGAGCATTAAAAGTAAAAACTGCTTTTATGCTTTCGATTATAGTGCCTCTACTTATGTGCGGCGTTTATATAGATGCTATACAGGTTAAAGCGGATTATGCCACCGCCTATTTCTACGGAGAAAGCGGTATGAAAGATACGATTGATTATTTAAGTCCTCGTATTGATGATAATGATGCTGTGATAGCAAAGAAAGATGTAGCATATTATTTGGCAGTAAAAGAGCTCTACGAACTGCCAAAGAGTGCGGAAGAACTTGAAAAACTGATCGAGAACAGAGACATCGAATACATTATACTAAAGAAAGAAGGTTATTTTACATCATTGAGATATAAGGATGTGACTGAGCTGATAGACACAAAATATGAACTTGATAAGGAGTTTGGAGACTATAAAGTGTACAAGATAGGATAGTATTGGAGGTTGTCGAAGAATGAAGATCCTTGTAACAGGCGGTGCTGGCTTTGTTGGTTCGCATCTCTGCGAGCACTTTGCAGGAGAGGGCTTCGAAGTGATTGCACTTGACAATCTCAAGCGCGGCGAAGTTCTCGGGAAGAAGATCAACTCAAGGTACAATGTAGACTTTTTAAAAAGCCTTGAGGGTGTTGAATTTGTGGAAGGAGATATAACCAGGTTTTCAACCCTGAAGGAAGCATCGAAGAATGCTGATGTGATCATCCATACAGCGGCGCAGGTGGCTGTGACAGCATCACTTGAAGACCCGCGAAGGGACTTCGAGATAAATGCCCTTGGCACGTTCAACGTACTTGAGGCTGCAAGGCTAAACGATTGTGCAGTTCTCTACTGCTCAACAAACAAGGTCTACGGGGATAATGTGAACCATATTCCGATAAGGGAGCTTGATGCGAGGTACGAGTTCGCAGATGATACGTTCAAAGACGGGATACCTGAGACGTTCCAGATAGACCATTGCGAGCACACCCCCTACGGGTCCTCGAAGCTTGCAGGCGATATCTACGTGCAGGACTATGCCCATCTCTACGGTCTAAAGACAGGCGTATTCAGGATGAGCTGCATCTATGGCACCCGCCAGTTCGGGGTTGAGGATCAGGGCTGGGTCGCATGGTTCACGATCGCAGCACTCACCGGAAAGCCGATCACGATCTATGGTGATGGAAAACAGGTCAGAGACGTACTCTATGTAACAGACCTTGTGGCTGCATTTGATGCATTCTTGAAGAGCGGACTTGCAGGAGAGGTCTTCAATATCGGCGGGGGTCCTGAAAATACCCTCTCTCTCCTTGAGTTGATAGAGATCCTTGAAAGGCTCGCTGGTAAAGAGATAACACCCAGGTACGATGACTGGAGACCCTCAGATCAGAAGGTGTACGTCTCTCACATAGGCAAGGCGAGAAAGCTTCTTGGATGGCGTCCGAGAGTATCGCCAGAAGAGGGTGTTGAAGAGGTCGTTTCGTGGGTGATGAAAAACAGAGATATTCTTTAATTCGGATGAAAATATCGCTGGTAATCCCACTTCAGAACGAGGAAGAGAACCTCCCAGAGCTCATAAACAGACTTGTACCTACACTGAGATCCAGTGTAAAGACTGAAGACTACGAGCTTCTTCTGGTTAATGATAACAGCACTGATGGAACTGCAACTCTGATCGATAGATACGCAGCTGAAGATCCAAAGATCCGTGCGGTGCACAGACGTATTGCGCCAGGCTTCGGGAACGCTATAAAAGAGGGCTTCAGAGATGCAACCGGAGATATTATAATCCCCTTCATGGGCGATCTCTCGGATGATCCAGAGGATATCGTAAAGCTTGTGCAAAAGATTGAGGAGGGGTATGATCTGGTGTATGGTTCAAGATTCATCAAGGATGGTTCTGCATCCGACTACTCTCTATTGAAGCTCATCGCGAACCGGGCATTCAACAATCTGGTGCGTCTGCTCTACGGTATGCAGGAGAGGGACGTTACAAATGCGTTCAAGGCTTACAGAAAAGAGGTGCTCGAAAGAATCGGAGAACTTGAGGCAGAAGGCTTCGATTTAACCGTGGAAATTCCATTAAAGGCTCATATTCGCGGTTTTAAGGCTGGAGAGGTTCCAGTGCACTGGCATGGCAGGACGAGGGGTGAAGCCAAGTTAAAATTATCGCAGAATGGATCCTTGTATGGCAAGCGTCTCCTCAAGCTCTTTATATGGGGTAACACCATCGCCCTGAAAGACCTCTTCCAGCAGACGATCAAGGGATCTCCCATCCATATAATTATAGCTCTTTTTATCGGTCTACTGATACTTGCAGGCATCCTCTTTTTAAGTGGATTGTCCGGGGTGTATTTGAGCATAAAGAACGCAAATCTGTACTTCTTTCTCGCCTCTTGCCTCGCAGTCTTCATGGCATTTCCACTGCGAACATGGCGCTGGAGCATACTGCTCCGAACCTCTGGTCACACGCTGCCGAGAAATATAATCTTCAATGCACTGCTCTTCGGGTGGTTTATGAACTATCTGCTCCCTGCAAGAGTGGGAGATATCACACGGGGCGTGGCACTCAAAACCACCGCCAACGTGCCACTCGGAGTTGCCCTGATGACAATCATAATCGAACGAATCCTCGATATGATCATGCTTGGCTTGCTCCTCACCCCTGCTCTGCTTTTCCTTGCACCGAAGAGGTTTCTATCTATTGGAGGCGGGGTTAGCGTGATAATCTTCCTGCTGATCTTCTCTCTCTTCCTCGTCTATAGATTCGATTATCTGATAACAAAAAAGCTCAAAAATAGATTTGCAGGCGTACACGACTCCATCAGAGAACTGAAAGAAGGTTTGTATGCAATCACTAAAAACCCGGCTGCAATGGGACTGTGCCTTATTCTATCACTCCCGATATGGATCTTTGAGATCACAAGCATCTACCTCGCTGCAAAGGCGGTACACGTCAACATCCCATTCTTCTCCGCAATTGCAGCAGGAGTTACAACATTCATCCTGCAGGCACTCCCACTCACCCCTGCGGGAATTGGAATACACGAAGGATCAATAGCAGGCGTGCTCGCACTATTCGAGATTCCCCTCAAGGCTGGAACCTC is from Candidatus Syntrophoarchaeum caldarius and encodes:
- a CDS encoding UTP--glucose-1-phosphate uridylyltransferase, whose protein sequence is MIRKAVIPAAGLGTRFLPFAKNAPKEMLPLVDKPAIQYVVEEAVGSGIDDIVIVTGRGKRAIEDHFDKAFELEWTLREKNNIKALEEIERISQLADIYYIRQKEPLGLGHAILCARKHIGDEPFAVLLGDDIVFSKIPCTKQLIEQYEKVHSSIIAVEHVPPERIESYGVVKFRETPYDHLHPIEDLVEKPMRERAPSDLGILGRYILTPGIFECIERTPPGIKNEIQLTDALKILREMEDLYAYEFHGRRYDLGNKLDWLKTNFDVALMREEFRDELIVYIKDRMKELGV
- a CDS encoding NAD-dependent dehydratase, with the translated sequence MMVIVAGGAGFIGSHLCEYLLERGYEVICLDNFITGREKNIRGLLDDENFKFIEMDITEPLPEIDADWIFNLASPASPPDYMAHPITTMRTGSFGTYNLLELARKRDASILFASTSEVYGDPQVHPQREDYWGNVNPVGPRSVYDEAKRFSEALTMAYKRYYGLDTRIARIFNTYGPRMRENDGRAIPNFIAQALRGEPLTVYGDGSQTRSFCHISDMIRGLYLLMESRYSEPVNIGNPNELSILELAKLIIDLTGSDSRIEFEPLPVDDPKVRMPEITRIKEAVGWEPSVGLRDGLKDTIEYFRRVIG
- a CDS encoding dehydratase gives rise to the protein MKILVTGGAGFIGSHLVDALVEEGHEVVVLDSLDPQVHQDEPDYMNSRATYHFGRVGDLTILERVLEGVEVIFHEAAAVGVGQSMYEIARYVEANTFETARMLDQIVNHENQVKRIVVASSMSIYGEGAYECEDCGVVYPELRSDEQMKRRIWEMQCPECGKTTKPLPTDEEKPLKPRSIYAITKRDQEEMCLSVGQAYGIPTTALRYFNVYGPRQSLSNPYTGVCAIFSSRIKNNNPPLIFEDGLQTRDFISVHDIIKANILAMKKRSGDYETFNVGTGNAISILEVAEKLTELYSSDVKPEIVNKFRAGDIRHCFADTRKIEQKLGFKPEHSFEEGMRELVAWGEKVEAEDEFEQAYEELKVKGLVEE
- a CDS encoding glycosyltransferase, group 2 family protein → MYKDKKVSVVMPAYNEEENIHTAVKEFGSIQEVDEVIVINNNSTDATGELAAKVGAIVVNEPRQGYGYACQRALGEASGDLIILVEPDGTFSAHDVEKFLAYSNDFDFVIGTRTSKEMIYEGANMGKFLKWGNWALAKLIEVLFNGPSLTDVGCTYRLIKKSALGKIKDKFSVGGSHFSPEMMILAIKSGISMIEIPVSYRTRKGSSKITGKKLPAFKLGLVMIKTILRYKIAGR
- a CDS encoding membrane protein containing DUF6, transmembrane; this encodes MKVGISDLGKKFSLSSTLLTSLITNTYVVFGAVLYGISFILWLYVLSKVKVSYAYPFISLSYALVAVLGFFLLDEKISFDAWMGICLVVVGVVLIGMNIGGT
- a CDS encoding membrane protein containing Glycosyl transferase, family 39 domain protein, translating into MVRDAMRFDFLKNKNFLIILFIIFYFVLVIPQITGLFVSDEVDFINAARGVVTSGIPIYEGAGNVMKIGLWHPTLYVNILATSFKLFGVHEWSARIISVIFTLLTLLVVYLIMKYLAFLDFSKVLAISIFLFNPLVVQGSLLVDIDNSVLMFFIALFVYAYLKLDREKPKNLLLLGILFAIALWAKIPTPPVLILSILIFHTLNREYKKGLQETIVIGLVGGTVFLTTWILYCDFFDLPFLQPFIHNIGYIGVGTNKMHFLLTHLWGFKNILFWATPFFILPILIISINRAKIYLKNRKLEAIDFLVIVGLLIFLEYLIVGSYQTADFPRYFSPMMPMFSVVFAGYFGMVKELTRKDLHVVSFVSLIIIAYLILVLKDPLLIDRVIFNTGAIYKIVEETAVVTVLYLLPFIISYTIFRALKVKTAFMLSIIVPLLMCGVYIDAIQVKADYATAYFYGESGMKDTIDYLSPRIDDNDAVIAKKDVAYYLAVKELYELPKSAEELEKLIENRDIEYIILKKEGYFTSLRYKDVTELIDTKYELDKEFGDYKVYKIG
- a CDS encoding Nucleoside-diphosphate-sugar epimerase → MKILVTGGAGFVGSHLCEHFAGEGFEVIALDNLKRGEVLGKKINSRYNVDFLKSLEGVEFVEGDITRFSTLKEASKNADVIIHTAAQVAVTASLEDPRRDFEINALGTFNVLEAARLNDCAVLYCSTNKVYGDNVNHIPIRELDARYEFADDTFKDGIPETFQIDHCEHTPYGSSKLAGDIYVQDYAHLYGLKTGVFRMSCIYGTRQFGVEDQGWVAWFTIAALTGKPITIYGDGKQVRDVLYVTDLVAAFDAFLKSGLAGEVFNIGGGPENTLSLLELIEILERLAGKEITPRYDDWRPSDQKVYVSHIGKARKLLGWRPRVSPEEGVEEVVSWVMKNRDIL
- a CDS encoding protein belonging to Lysylphosphatidylglycerol synthetase/UPF0104, giving the protein MKISLVIPLQNEEENLPELINRLVPTLRSSVKTEDYELLLVNDNSTDGTATLIDRYAAEDPKIRAVHRRIAPGFGNAIKEGFRDATGDIIIPFMGDLSDDPEDIVKLVQKIEEGYDLVYGSRFIKDGSASDYSLLKLIANRAFNNLVRLLYGMQERDVTNAFKAYRKEVLERIGELEAEGFDLTVEIPLKAHIRGFKAGEVPVHWHGRTRGEAKLKLSQNGSLYGKRLLKLFIWGNTIALKDLFQQTIKGSPIHIIIALFIGLLILAGILFLSGLSGVYLSIKNANLYFFLASCLAVFMAFPLRTWRWSILLRTSGHTLPRNIIFNALLFGWFMNYLLPARVGDITRGVALKTTANVPLGVALMTIIIERILDMIMLGLLLTPALLFLAPKRFLSIGGGVSVIIFLLIFSLFLVYRFDYLITKKLKNRFAGVHDSIRELKEGLYAITKNPAAMGLCLILSLPIWIFEITSIYLAAKAVHVNIPFFSAIAAGVTTFILQALPLTPAGIGIHEGSIAGVLALFEIPLKAGTSLALLDHLARAVIVYLFGAIATVHIGFQSRRYFNRFNRQRSEDDGAP